One Bradyrhizobium sp. ISRA464 genomic window carries:
- a CDS encoding Rrf2 family transcriptional regulator: MNRDSRLSSVLHGLLHMIGAAEPVTSDQLAQAMATNPVVVRRVMAGLREQSLVRSEKGHGGGWTMARDPSDITLADIYRAVGAPTIIAMGHRSEKPGCLVEQAVNDALGDTFREVEGIFLTRLGAVTLEALAKDFNRRLAKHRQSLEDQVHAAR; this comes from the coding sequence ATGAACCGCGATAGCCGTTTATCGAGCGTGCTGCACGGCCTCCTCCACATGATCGGGGCGGCCGAACCGGTGACGTCGGACCAGCTTGCCCAGGCGATGGCGACCAATCCGGTCGTCGTCCGCCGCGTCATGGCCGGGCTTCGCGAGCAAAGCCTTGTCCGCTCCGAGAAAGGTCATGGCGGCGGCTGGACGATGGCGCGCGATCCATCCGACATCACGCTCGCGGACATCTATCGCGCGGTCGGCGCGCCGACGATCATCGCCATGGGCCACCGCTCGGAAAAGCCCGGCTGCCTGGTCGAGCAGGCCGTCAACGATGCGCTCGGGGATACGTTTCGCGAGGTCGAAGGGATCTTCCTGACACGGCTCGGTGCCGTGACGCTCGAAGCGCTTGCCAAGGATTTCAACCGCCGACTCGCGAAACACCGGCAGTCACTCGAGGATCAGGTACATGCAGCACGGTGA
- a CDS encoding class I SAM-dependent methyltransferase codes for MQHGEQTDQLPFNDPARWDKMAAIYEAQSQPFTAHFAEAAVATLALGPSSKVLDVATGTGVAALAAARTGAQVTAIDFSAGMVERVRLHGVANIEARQMDGQALDLPDAAFDAVTSVFGVMLFADWRAGLREMARVTRPGGSAAIAVWKSPDGAAVHLMVSRIVRMLYPDLVGQSPATGLTALADSDRLAAAVIAAGFSDPTITEVSHDFSLNVGDYQGADRLFEFGPQWQTLNEEQRAAVVREFEMQVERGRVGDIFLIPSTALIATARRRPS; via the coding sequence ATGCAGCACGGTGAGCAGACCGATCAACTGCCGTTCAACGATCCCGCGCGCTGGGACAAGATGGCTGCCATCTACGAGGCGCAATCGCAACCGTTCACCGCGCATTTCGCCGAAGCCGCGGTTGCGACGCTCGCGCTCGGCCCGTCGTCGAAAGTGCTCGACGTCGCGACCGGCACCGGCGTCGCGGCGCTGGCTGCCGCCCGCACCGGGGCGCAGGTCACCGCGATCGACTTTTCCGCCGGCATGGTCGAGCGGGTTCGCCTCCATGGCGTCGCGAATATCGAGGCGCGGCAGATGGACGGCCAGGCGCTCGATCTGCCGGATGCCGCGTTCGATGCCGTGACATCGGTGTTCGGCGTGATGCTGTTTGCAGACTGGCGCGCCGGGCTGCGCGAGATGGCCAGGGTGACGCGGCCGGGCGGATCGGCGGCAATCGCGGTCTGGAAAAGCCCGGACGGCGCCGCGGTGCATCTCATGGTGTCGCGGATCGTCCGGATGCTCTATCCGGATCTGGTCGGCCAATCGCCAGCGACAGGCCTGACCGCGCTGGCCGATTCCGATCGCCTTGCCGCGGCCGTCATCGCCGCCGGTTTCTCCGATCCGACGATCACGGAAGTCAGCCACGATTTCAGCCTCAATGTCGGAGATTATCAGGGGGCCGACCGCCTGTTCGAGTTCGGGCCGCAATGGCAGACGCTGAATGAGGAGCAGCGCGCGGCGGTCGTGCGCGAATTCGAAATGCAGGTCGAACGCGGACGCGTCGGCGATATCTTCCTCATTCCGTCAACGG